One Gossypium raimondii isolate GPD5lz chromosome 3, ASM2569854v1, whole genome shotgun sequence genomic window carries:
- the LOC105796012 gene encoding ABC transporter G family member 1: MQGGPETCMAENLNPMPGSNTGSRSNIFMEDGVFLTWDDLWVTVAGGRPILQGLAGYAHPGELLAVMGPSGCGKSTLLDTLAGRQGPKTRQEGDILINGRKQALAYGTSAYVTQDDALITTLTVREAVYYSAQLQLPDTMTKSEKKERAEMTIREMGLQDAMDTRIGGWGAKGLSGGQKRRVSICIEILTRPKLLFLDEPTSGLDSAASYYVMSRIASLNQKDNIGRTIIASIHQPSAEVFQLFTNLYLLSAGKTVYFGPVSAANEFFALNGFPCPSFQNPSDHFLKTINKDFGKDIELGFANGIPTEEVIDILVKSYKSSDIYQMVQKEIAQICKQGGGALQKSKRRSGFFTQCHVLTSRSFINMSRDLGYYWLRLGIYISLSIVLGSVFSHVGMDNGSIQARGSLLMFVASFLTFMAIGGFPSFVEEMKVFERERLNGHYGVTPFVIGNTLSSLPFLAMVALIPGSITYFLPGLHHGYQHFLFFVIILFACMMLVESLMMIVASVVPNFLMGIIVGAGIQGLMILVGGFFRLPSDLPKPVFKFPLYYIAFHKYAYQGLFKNEFVGLTFPNVQAGNGSSAAVTGEEILKQTWRIEMAYSKWVDLAILFAMIVLYRVLFLIIIKTTEKEKAVIGKFMSATCKDKAQVSRGERR; the protein is encoded by the exons ATGCAGGGTGGACCAGAAACCTGCATGGCTGAAAACCTTAATCCAATGCCAGGGAGTAACACAGGTAGCCGAAGTAACATCTTCATGGAGGATGGAGTGTTCTTGACTTGGGACGATTTGTGGGTCACGGTTGCTGGTGGAAGACCGATCCTTCAGGGCCTGGCTGGCTACGCCCACCCTGGTGAGCTGTTGGCCGTAATGGGTCCTTCGGGTTGTGGCAAGTCCACACTTCTTGATACCTTAGCAGGAAGACAGGGTCCCAAAACAAGGCAAGAAGGAGATATTCTTATCAACGGACGTAaacaagccttggcttatggaACATCT GCATATGTCACCCAAGACGATGCACTGATTACAACACTGACTGTAAGAGAAGCTGTTTACTACTCTGCTCAGCTTCAGTTACCAGATACAATGACCAAATCTGAGAAGAAGGAGAGAGCCGAAATGACGATCAGAGAAATGGGTTTGCAAGACGCCATGGATACTCGGATTGGTGGGTGGGGTGCTAAGGGATTAAGCGGTGGCCAAAAGAGGAGAGTTAGCATTTGCATTGAAATATTGACACGCCCTAAGCTTTTGTTCTTGGATGAACCCACTAGTGGGCTTGACAGTGCTGCTTCATATTATGTGATGAGCAGAATCGCAAGCCTGAATCAGAAAGATAACATTGGAAGAACAATCATTGCATCCATCCATCAGCCTAGCGCTGAAGTATTTCAACTATTCACCAATCTCTACCTTTTATCTGCAGGCAAAACTGTGTACTTTGGTCCTGTTTCTGCAGCAAACGAA TTTTTTGCTTTAAATGGATTCCCTTGCCCGAGTTTCCAGAACCCATCTGATCACTTCCTCAAAACCATTAACAAGGATTTTGGCAAG GATATTGAGCTAGGGTTTGCTAATGGAATCCCCACAGAGGAAGTTATTGATATCCTAGTAAAGTCATATAAGTCTTCAGATATATACCAAATGGTTCAGAAAGAGATTGCTCAGATTTGTAAACAG GGTGGTGGAGCATTGCAGAAAAGTAAAAGGCGGTCTGGGTTCTTCACCCAATGCCATGTCCTTACCAGCAGATCTTTCATTAACATGTCTCGTGACCTTGGCTACTATTGGTTGCGTCTAGGTATCTACATTTCACTTTCTATTGTACTTGGCTCTGTGTTTAGCCACGTCGGGATGGACAATGGATCAATCCAG gctAGAGGTTCACTGTTGATGTTTGTGGCATCATTTCTAACCTTCATGGCCATTGGTGGATTCCCTTCTTTTGTAGAGGAAATGAAGGTATTCGAACGTGAAAGACTAAATGGGCACTACGGTGTCACTCCCTTTGTCATCGGAAATACGTTATCTTCTCTGCCATTCTTGGCAATGGTAGCACTCATTCCAGGCTCAATTACATATTTCCTTCCAGGACTTCACCATGGATATCAACATTTCTTGTTCTTCGTCATCATATTATTCGCTTGCATGATGTTGGTAGAGAGCTTAATGATGATTGTAGCTAGTGTGGTACCCAATTTCCTGATGGGAATCATAGTGGGTGCTGGAATTCAAGGGCTAATGATCTTGGTTGGCGGTTTCTTCCGATTACCCTCTGATCTTCCCAAGCCAGTGTTTAAATTTCCCTTGTACTACATCGCTTTCCACAAGTATGCATATCAGGGACTGTTTAAGAACGAGTTTGTAGGCTTGACTTTTCCCAATGTTCAAGCTGGAAATGGAAGCTCAGCAGCCGTTACTGGTGAAGAAATTTTGAAGCAAACTTGGCGTATTGAAATGGCATACTCTAAATGGGTTGACCTTGCTATCTTGTTTGCAATGATTGTGCTTTATCGGGTATTGTTCTTGATCATCATCAAGACAACCGAGAAGGAAAAAGCGGTGATCGGAAAATTCATGTCGGCAACTTGTAAGGACAAAGCCCAGGTCAGTAGGGGTGAGCGtcgataa
- the LOC128039995 gene encoding uncharacterized protein LOC128039995, whose product MTYKELYQNLFNAHVVAPRDLSPLQPPYPKWYDTNAQCDYHARISGHSIENCTAFKKVVEELIKLGVVKFGDSLNTESPLPNHDEGVNAIIENGGRRVKTNVAEIRTPLEWVWKQMVKGGRIKQDSIERPEGASKFCEFHAEEGHDIERCTEFRTMVQNLMDNKELEFYEEINGLEEGEVYAAEEGSTGKAQKANHPVVIISKPMSRESGIQIAPKVIIQKPVSFPYEDSKKVPWNYDCNVTIPGKECLVLNETYVAHDISVNKLDRLVNNISADNFIFFNDDEIPPGGRGATKALHITARCGEYTLAGVLIDNGSALNVLPLSTLNRLPVDSSHMKSCQNIVRAFDGTERKVMGRIEIPLLIGPNTYEMDFLVMDIKPSYNCLLGRPWIHSAGVVPSSLHQKLKLVTEGRLITIDAEEDIIASITSDAPYLGTDDEAVECSFRSLEFVNATFVIEGKKIPMPSISRATGMGLQMTVGKGAMLRRGLGRCLQGRIEAPVLKDKQDRFGLGLKPNAKQRRKELEKRQKRKKARVNGKEVDWEPMAFPHISKTFVSGGTMYSGLMTPRREITEEMLGNLNINAISEEKSEEGSTSGIYPFEPGSETVETVALEEGKVVKIGTCIAEEVKQDLIKLLREFKDVFAWSYQDMPGLSADIVVHRLPIKEDCKPVQQKLRRMRPDVVLKIKEEVQKQFDAGFPQVVKYSEWVANIVPVPKKDGKVRMCVDYRDLNKASPKDNFPLPHIDTLIDNTAGHLLFSFIDGATYQRSMVTLFHDMMHKELEIYVDDMIAKSKTEEEHVQVLKKLFMRLRKFQLKLNLAKCTFGVRSGKLLGFVVNERGIEIDPDKVRAIQELPLPRTEKEVRGVWDEKCQKTFEKVKHYLSNAPVLMPPCPDKPLILYLAVFENSMGCMFGQHDETGRKERAIYYLSKKFTECETRYSPIEKLCCALIWTTRRLRQYMLYHTTWLISKLDPLKYLMESTALSGRMARWQILLSEFDIVYVNQKAVKESAIADFLASRALEDYEPLNFDFPNEDLMYVATIEKDFQEGGPWKLNFDGASNAIGNGIGAVLVSPSGDHYPFTSKLDFDCTNNMVEYEACIMGIRTAIERKIKVLEIYGDSALVVYQLKGEWEARDPKLVRYRKLVMELIEEFDSVTFSYLPRDENQMADALATLASMFRANRLEDMKPIQISVYEAPAHCYNIDNEGEKDDHPWYHDILRYVKSREYPDHAIENDKKTLRRLAIDYVLDGDILYKRGKDQVLLRCVDAVEAKEILEEVHEGICGTHANGFTMARQIMRIWLALMDLKQSYRLWPYSYYHESRFVRCQVEMEKEAKDRNVPLETRERIRNAGRSIDMLSTLEGRVVKLEDSMGDIKESLKVVEGCTVE is encoded by the exons ATGACATATAAGGAGCTGTaccagaatttatttaatgcgCATGTTGTCGCTCCCCGTGATTTAAGTCCTCTACAACCCCCATAtccaaaatggtatgacacAAACGCTCAGTGTGACTATCATGCCAGAATTTCAGGGCACTCGATAGAAAATTGTACTGCTTTCAAGAAGGTAGTGGAAGAACTTATCAAATTGGGCGTTGTCAAATTTGGTGACTCACTCAACACGGAAAGTCCGTTGCCCAATCATGATGAAGGGGTGAACGCGATAATTGAGAATGGAGGAAGGAGAGTCAAAACTAATGTAGCAGAGATAAGGACCCCCCTTGAATGGGTTTGGAAACAAATGGTCAAAGGAGGACGCATCAAGCAAGATTCAATAGAAAGGCCTGAAGGAGCAAGTAAGTTTTGTGAGTTCCACGCAGAAGAAGGCCACGACATCGAAAGATGTACCGAATTCAGAACCATGGTGCAAAACTTAATGGATAACAAAGAGTTGGAATTTTATGAAGAGATTAATGGACTAGAAGAAGGAGAAGTTTATGCTGCAGAAGAAGGATCTACGGGGAAAGCCCAAAAGGCTAATCACCCAGtagtaattatttcaaaaccaATGAGCAGAGAATCTGGAATTCAAATAGCACCAAAGGTCATAATCCAAAAACCTGTATCCTTTCCTTACGAGGATAGCAAAAAGGTTCCTTGGAATTACGACTGCAATGTGACAATTCCAGGGAAAGAGTGCTTG gtgctaaatgaaacttatgtcgCTCACGATATCTCAGTGAATAAGTTGGACCGCTTGGTTAACAATATCAGTGCcgacaatttcattttctttaatgatgatgaaataccaccGGGGGGAAGAGGAGCTACCAAAGCATTACATATCACTGCTCGTTGTGGGGAGTATACGTTAGCAGGAGTACTAATTGATAATGGGTCAGCCTTGAATGTTTTACCCCTATCCACCTTAAATAGGTTACCGGTGGATAGCTCTCACATGAAATCATGCCAgaatatagtgagagcatttgatggtacTGAAAGGAAGGTGATGGGAAGAATAGAAATACCCCTCTTGATTGGCCCAAATACATACGAGATGGATTTCTTAGTGATGGATATCAAGCCTTCGTATAACTGCTTGTTGGGAAGACCCTGGATTCATTCAGCAGGAGTGGTGCCTTCATCATTACACCAGAAGTTGAAATTGGTAACAGAAGGCCGGTTAATTACGATTGACGCTGAGGAAGACATCATTGCATCGATAACCAGTGACGCGCCATATTTGGGAACAGATGATGAGGCGGTTGAATGTTCCTTTCGATCTTTAGAGTTCGTAAATGCGACCTTTGTCATTGAGGGAAAGAAAATCCCGATGCCCAGCATATCTAGAGCCACGGGGATGGGACTACAAATGACAGTTGGGAAAGGAGCTATGCTCAGAAGAGGACTGGGAAGATGCCTTCAAGGAAGGATAGAGGCACCAGTGCTGAAGGACAAGCAAGACCGTTTTGGTTTAGGACTTAAACCAAACGCtaagcaaagaagaaaagagttgGAGAAAAGACAAAAGAGGAAGAAGGCGCGTGTAAACGGAAAAGAAGTTGATTGGGAACCGATGGCTTTCCCCCACATATCCAAGACCTTTGTATCGGGAGGAACCATGTATTCTGGACTGATGACTCCAAGAAGGGAGATCACAGAGGAAATGCTAGGAAACTTgaacatcaatgccatatcTGAAGAAAAATCTGAAGAAGGAAGTACATCAGGCATCTATCCCTTTGAACCTGGGAGT gagaCAGTAGAGACGGTGGCCCTGGAAGAGGGAAAAGTGGTGAAGATTGGCACATGCATAGCTGAAGAAGTAAAACAAGACCTCATTAAGTTGCTTcgagaattcaaagatgtcttcgcatggtcatatcAAGATATGCCGGGGCTAAGTGCTGACATTGTAGTTCACCGACTTCCTATAAAGGAAGATTGCAAACCAGTTCAGCAAAAACTCCGAAGAATGAGGCCAGatgttgtattaaaaataaaagaggaggtgcAAAAGCAATTCGACGCTGGATTCCCGCAAGTGGTCAAATACTCCGAGTGGGTGGCCAATATCGTTCctgtccctaagaaagatggaaaggtacgaatgtgtgtggattatagAGATTTAAATAAGGCTAGCCCAAAAGATAACTTTCCCTTGCCGCACATCGACACCTTGATAGACAACACAGCGGGgcatttattgttttctttcataGATG GGGCAACGTATCAGAGGTCCATGGTAACACTATTTCACGATATGATGCATAAGGAATTAGAaatctatgttgatgacatgattgcaaaatctaaAACGGAAGAGGAACATGTGCAGGtccttaagaaattatttatgcGGTTGAGAAAATTTCAGCTAAAATTAAATCTAGCAAAATGCACATTTGGGGTCAGATCAGGAAAATTGCTTGGGTTCGTGGTCAATGAGAGAGGAATCGAGATTGATCCTGACAAAGTAAGAGCAATACAAGAATTACCTCTGCCGCGTACTGAAAAAGAGGTTCGAG gtgtatgggatgagAAGTGccaaaaaacttttgaaaaagtgAAACATTACTTGTCCAACGCCCCAGTGCTGATGCCACCTTGCCCAGACAAACCGCTCATACTGTATTTGGCAGTATTTGAAAATTCCATGGGATGCATGTTTGGTCAACATGATGAGACAGGACGAAAAGAAAGAGCAAtctactatctcagtaagaagttCACCGAATGTGAAACAAGATATTCGCCAATCGAGAAGTTATGTTGTGCCCTGATCTGGACAACTCGGAGACTGAGacagtacatgttgtaccatacaaCCTGGCTAATTTCTAAATTGGACCCCCTGAAATACTTGATGGAATCAACCGCTTTGAGTGGAAGAATGGCCCGATGGCAAATTCTCCTATCTGAGTTTGACATAGTCTATGTGAACCAGAAGGCTGTAAAAGAGAGTGCAATAGCGGACTTTCTGGCAAGTAGAGCGCTGGAGGATTATGAACCCTTGaactttgatttcccaaatgaagatttgatgtatgttgcaACTATAGAAAAAGATTTCCAAGAAGGTGGTCCTTGGAAGctaaattttgatggagcttcaaatgctataGGTAACGGAATCGGGGCAGTACTCGTGTCCCCTAGTGGAGATCATTACCCTTTCACtagcaaattggattttgattgtacaaatAACATGgttgagtatgaagcttgcattatGGGCATCCGAACAGCCATAGAGCGGAAAATTAAGGTGCTAGAGATATACGGGGATTCTGCATTAGTAGTTTACCAGCTCAAAGGGGAATGGGAAGCAAGGGACCCCAAGTTAGTCCGCTATCGAAAATTGGTTATGGAATTGATTGAGGAATTTGATAGTGTCACCTTTAGTTATCTCCCGCGAGATGAGAACCAGATGGCAGATGCTTTGGCTACCCTAGCTTCTATGTTCAGAGCGAACAGGCTAGAGGATATGAAGCCTATCCAGATCAGCGTTTATGAGGCTCCAGCCCATTGTTACAACATTGACAATGAAGGAGAAAAGGATGATCATCCCTGGTACCATGACATATTGCGATATGTGAAGAGTCGTGAGTACCCTGACCATGCGATTGAAAATGATAAGAAGACACTAAGGAGATTAGCCATTGATTATGTCCTAGATGGGGATATCTTgtataaaagaggaaaagatcaaGTATTGTTGAGATGTGTGGACGCTGTCGAAGCTAAggaaattttggaagaagtgCATGAAGGTATCTGTGGAACGCATGCAAATGGCTTCACGATGGCCAGACAAATTATGAG aatttggcTGGCTTTGATGGATTTGAAGCAAAGTTATCGCCTATGGCCGTACAGTTACTATCATGAGTCAAGGTTCGTAAGGTGTCAAGTTGAGATGGAGAAAGAAGCAAAGGATCGGAATGTCCCACTAGAGACCCGTGAGAGGATCAGGAATGCAGGAAGATCAATTGATATGTTGTCGACTTTGGAAGGTAGGGTTGTCAAACTTGAGGATTCCATGGGTGATATAAAGGAAAGCCTCAAGGTAGTTGAGGGATGCACTGTGGAatag